The genomic segment AGGATTTTCCCGAGGCTTCCGTCTGGGCAGTCGAGAGTCTTGCCCGCATGGGAGACCCCGGCCGGGCTGTACTGCGCGATCTTCATCGCCGAGGAGCGGTGCGCAGCGCGGCGGCGCGGTCCAGGCTCGACGCCCTTGCCCGCACCGGGTTCCGCGAGCCGCCCCGGCCGTAGGAGCGTGCGGCGCGGCGCAACGAAGAACCGCCCCGGGCACCGTGCCCGGGGCGGTTCTCGTTGTCCATCGACCGTACTGCCCGGCTTACCGCGCGCGGGCCAGGTCGCGGACGGCACCCGCCAGCATGCGCACCTTGGCACCGTCGGACGAGCGGCCTGCGTCGCCGTCCAGGCTGGTGGCCAGGTTGTTCAGCGCCGTGCGGCGGCCCGCGCCCGAGGCGCGCTCCGCCGTGGTCAGCGCCTGCCGCACCGCGGTGATGCGCCCGGCGTTCAGGCCGCTGGAGCGCTCCAGCTGGTCCACGTAGGCGCGCGCCAGCGCAAAGCTGGGCGGCCACACGAACTTGGGCTGGCCCTGCGGGTTCAGCTGCTCCAGCTTGACCGTGTTGGCCGCGTCGATCTCGTTCCGCGACAGGAACTGGCTGGGCTGCAGCTCGAAGATGTCGAGCCCGCGCGAGATCTCGGAGCTGACGATGGCGCCGTTGTACCAGTACACCGACCACGACCCGCCGGGGCCCATGCGCGTGGAATCCGACGGCCCGCGGTCATGGTAGGCGATTTCGAACGGGCGCGCCGCGTCCGTCCAGTCGAACACCGAGATGCCCCCCTGGTACCACGCCTGCACCATCACGTCGCGCCCCGGGATGGGGATCAGCGAGCCGTTGTGCGCCACGCAGTTCTCCAGCGCCGTCTGGGGCGCGGGGAGCTTGTAGTAGCTCCGGAACCGCAGGTCGCGGCCGTTCTCGATGGTGAAGATGGCGTTGGCGCCCCACTCCGGCCGGTCGGTGGCGCGGCACTTGGCCTGGCCGCCGCCGCCCCACTCGTCGCTGAACAGCACCTTGGTGCCGTCGTTGTTGAAGGTGGCGGAGTGCCAGTACGAGAAGTTGCTGTCGGCCGCGGCCGCGATGCGCACCGGGTTGGCCGGGTCGCGGATGTCCAGCAGCATGCCGTAGCCCTCGCACGCGCCGCCCGCCAGCCCGATGCCGGGGTACACGGTAATGTCGTGGCACTGCGTGGGGCCGGGCTGGGGGCCTTCGCCCGCGTCCTCGGCGAACATCCTGTTGACGATGCCCTGCAGGTCGCGGCGCAGGGTGGCGCTGTCGGCCGCCGTGGCGGGGCCGGTGCCGCCGCGCTGCTTGACGATGCTGTCCAGGAGCGGCTGGATGAACTGGCCGGGCGCCACGCGCTCCATGCCCTGGATGGTCACGGTGTACTCACCGCGGGCGCGGGCGGCGGCCGCGGTCGCGGCGGCGCGGGCCACGTCTTCGGGCGCCTCGCCGTGGCGCGCGGGGGCCGTCAGGTCGTTGAAGATGCGCGGCGAGCTGACGATGGCCGCACGCTCGGGGTGCGCCAGCGGCACCTTGATCACCTCGATGCGGAAGAGCGCCGAGTTGGGGTTTTCGCCCGGCGCGCCGCCTACGCACCCCGGAAGCTCGTTGGGCGAGCGCAGCTGCGACGAGCCCGAGATGTAAACGTACACGTTCTCACGGTCGCGCGGGTCGGCCAGCACGGTGTGCGTGTGCGAGCCGCGGCAGGTCTGCACGTTGCCGACGTTCTTCGGATTGCGGATGTCGCTGATGTCGAAGATGCGCAGGCCGCGAAGCCGCTCGGTGCTCACCGTGTCGCGCACGCCCTGGGTGCCGCAGTCCAGGCGACCGGAAAGGCCTTCGCCGGAGATGAACAGCAGGTTGCCGTGCACCGACACGTCGCTCTGCGAGGCCGGGCACACGAACGCCGTCGCCAGCGAGGGCTGGGCCGGGTTGGAGATGTCCCAGATCTGCCAGCCGTTGTAGTTGCCCTGGATGGCGTACTTGCCGCTGAACGCCAGGTCGGAGTTGGTGCTGCGCTCGAAGCCGGGCGCCGGGCGCGACTTGCTGACCACGCGAAGGTTCCACGCGGCCTCGGCGGCGTCGTACATGCCGGCGCGCAGCCCCACGCGGGGGTCGGTCTGCGACGTTCCCTGGGCCGCCGCGGGCACGGCGCCCGCCGCGAGCACGAGGGCCAGCGACAGCCGGGCCCACGGGGCGGTGAATGGTACCCGCGCGGGGCGGGGCGGAGAGACGGACATGGGTGTTCCTTTAGCTGGGTGAGGTGGGGCGCGCCGCGGCCGCTCGGCTAAGAGCGGTCAGGGCGATGGGGTACCGAACGTCACATCCGCGAGCATCCGCTGCATCCGGGCGATCTCCGTGGTCTGGTCGACGCCGACGTCCGACGCGAACTTGAACACGGTTTCGTCCTGGCCGGCGCCCTGCGTTCCGAACAGCCGCTGGACCATGGACACGGCCCCGCGGTGGTGCTGGATCATCAGGTTCAGTAACAGCCGGTCGAACTCGGCGCCGGTGGCCCGCTGCAGCTGGGCCACCTGCTCCGGCGTCAGCATGCCGGGCATCATCGCGTGCCCGGCCGCGTGGTGCGCGTGGGCCGCGTCCGGAACCGGCTGGCCGCGGTCGCGCAGCCACTGCTGCATGGTGGCGATCTCGTCTTCCTGCGCGTTGATGATCCGCTCCGCCAGCCGCTTGACCGCGGGGCTCTGCGCGCGCGTGGGCACCAGGCGCGAGATTTCGACGGCCTGCGCGTGGTGCCCGATCATCCCGGTCATGAACTCGGCGTCCGCCGGCACCCACGCGTGGCGTGCCACGTCCAGCGCCGTCATGCCGCCCTGCGCAGCCGGCTGCGGCGTGGAGACGGGCTGGGGCGCGGCCGATACGGGCGCCGGGGTTGCGACAGGCTCCGGTGTCGTGCCGCCGCACGCCGACAGCGCGGCGGCGGCCAGGAGGGCCAAACAGGATCGAACGGGCGAGAACGGCATTCCGGGTGGCTCCTGCGGGTGCGGAATGGGCCGGGCTTCCTACATGCTGCAATTCTAGCACGTCGGGGGGCGTTGGCAAGTGCGGTGCGCCCGCGTGACGTACGCGAGAACGGGCGCGAGGGTTCCACGTCCCCCTCCCGCGGGCGCCGAGGTGGACAATCGGCGCGGGAATCGTTAACTCATCCCCCGCCTGGTTCGTTCTTCCCCGACACCTGCCGTTTTCGATGAACACAGCCCTGCTGCGCATATCCGCCGTCCTCGCGCTGGCCGCCTGCGCGGCACCGCCGGCACCCGGCACGGTACGCGGGGCCGGCATCCCGTCGGCCACCATCGCGCTTTCCCCCGCCGCTGCCGACACCTCGTTCTATCCCGCCTGGTCGCGCAACGCGGTGATCTACGAGGTGAACGTGCGCCAGTTCACCCCCGAGGGCACCTTCGCCGCGCTGGAGCCGCACCTGCCGCGGCTGAAGGGGCTGGGGGTCGACATCCTGTGGCTGATGCCCATTCAGCCCATCGGCGTGCAGAACCGCAAGGGCGGGCTGGGCAGCTACTACTCCATTCGCGACTACACCGCCATCAACCCGGAGCACGGGACCGAGGCGGACTTCAAGCGCTTCGTCGACGCGGCGCACCGGCAGGGGATGCGGGTGATCCTGGACTGGGTGGCCAACCACACGGCGCACGACCACGCGTGGACGCGGGAGCACCGGAACTGGTACACGCTGCGGAGCGACGGCTCCATCTCCTATCCGCTGGACCAGCAGGGCAAGGAGACGGACTGGACCGACGTGGCCGACCTGAACTTCGGCAACGCCGACATGCGCCGCGCGATGATCCGCGAGATGCGGTGGTGGCTGGACGAGATGGGCATCGACGGCTTTCGCGCCGACGTGGCGTGGGGCGTTCCCTACGAGTTCTGGGCCGAGGCGCGCCCCGCCCTCGTGTCCGCCAAGCCCGACCTGTTCCTTCTCGCCGAGGCCGAGGACCCGCGCCTTCACCAGTGGTTCCACGCCACCTACGCGTGGGAGATGCACCACCTGCTGAACGAGATCGCGCAGGGCAAGAAGGGCACGGCCGAGCTGGACCCCTACTTCGCCCGGCAGGACAGCTTGTACGGCCGGGGTGCGTACCGCATGTCGTTCACCAGCAACCACGACGAAAACAGCTGGCAGGGCACCGAGTTCGAGCGCATGGGCCGCAACCACGCTCCGGCTTTCGTGCTCAGCGCCACCGCGCAGAACTCCATCCCGCTGCTGTACACCGGCCAGGAGGCCAGCCTGAACAAGCGGCTGCGCTTCTTCGAAAAAGACACGGTGGATTGGAGCGGTCCGTCGCTGGCCCCGTTCTACTCGGCGATGTTCGGGCTGAAGCACACCCAGCCGGCGCTGGGCAACGGCCCGTGGGGCGCGCCGCAGGTAAAGCTGCAGACGGACGGCGGCGACCGCGTGTATGCCTTCACGCGCACGCAGGGCGCGAACACGGTGCTGGTGGCGGTGAACTTCGGCGACAGGACGGCGGCGGTGGGGTACCAGGGGCTGGCGCAGCCCGGCGCGTACACCGACTGGTTCAGCAAGGACTGGGTGCAGCTGGGCGCCGCCGGGCGGCTGAACATCCCCGCGCACGGCTACCGCGTGCTGGTACGCTAGGGAGGAAAGCGGGGTGGAACGGAAAGAGACGCCCGCGGGGGCGTCTCTTTTGCTCGCAGCAGGAAAGGCCGGCGCGGCCGGCGGTCACCGCAGGATCAGCAGCTGCACCAGCACCCAGCCCATGAAAATTCCCGCGACGATACCGATGAGTACCGGCGTCAGCAGGCGAAACCGGTTCTTCCAGGGATTCCGGGCCACGTCTCCTCGCTCTTCGATTCCGAATCCAGTTCCGGCCAGCCGCCCCGCCGGTGCGGAGCCGTTTCGCCAAACCCGTGCCGCATCCCTCCCAGCGCGCGCTGGCCGGCAAGGTCGCCGCCCGCCGTCCCCCCGCGCAAGGGCATGCCCGTGATCGCCGGCATCGGCATCGACATGGTGAACATCCCCCGCTTCCGCGAGCTGATGGAACGGCGGGGCCAGGCGGCGGTGGCGCGCTTCTACACCGCGGGCGAGGCGGAGCGCTGCGCCGCGTCGAAGTCGCCGACGGAATCGTTCGCGGCGCGGTTCGCGGCCAAGGAGGCGTTCTTCAAGGCCCTGGGCACCGGCTGGGGACTCGGGGGTCGATGGACGGAGGTGGAGGTGGTGTCGGCCGAGTCGGGCGCGCCGTCGCTGCAGCTGGCGGGGCGCGCCGCGGAGATCGCGGCGGAGCGGGGGATCGTCCGCATCCACCTGTCGCTGACCCACACCGACGACACCGCCGCCGCCTTCGTGGTGCTCGAGGCCGGTTGACAGCGCTTGCGTCGCGCGGCCACTTTGCCGCCATTCGCACCGTTCTTCTCCGACCGTACGCGGGACCGCTGGCAACTTGAACACGGCGCTGCTGTACGCCTTGGCCGCCGCCGGGGCGAACCTGCTCGGCGGGCTGATCATCACCGCCCCGTCGAACACCGGGCGGGCCACGCAGCGCCTGATGATCGCCTTCGGCGCCGGCTTCATGATCGCCACGGCGCTCGTGGGGATGATTCCGCACGCCGTGGAGGCCGGGCCCAACGCCGCGGTCGCCGTCCTGGTGGGCTACCTGCTCGTGCACCTGACGCAGCACGTCCTTACGCCACACTTCCATTTCGGCGAGGAAACGCACCAGCACGCGATGGTGAACCCCTGGGTGGGGACGGCCGCGCTGCTGGGGCTGCTGCTGCACACCTTCTTCGACGGCGTGGCCATCGCCAGCGGCTTCGCGGTGGGCGAGTGGCTGGGGCTGCTCGTGTTCCTGGCCATCCTGATCCACAAGATGCCCGAGGGCGTCACCGTCGCCTCCATCATGCTGGCCAGCGGCAACTCGCGCCGCCGTGCCATCGTGGCCGTGCTGCTGCTGGGCCTTTCCACCGTCCTGGGCGTGCTGCTGACGTCGCAGGTGAAGATGCTTTCCACCACGGGGCTGGCGCTGAGCGCGGGGGTCACGCTGTACGTGGGCGCATCCAACCTGGTGCCCGAGGTGCAGAAGAAGCCCAGCCGCGGGTCGGCGCTGGCCGTGTTCCTGGGCGCGGGGCTGTTCTACGCCACGTACCTCGTCCTTCGCCGCTACGTGCACCCGTGAGCGACCTGTCCCTGTTCGGCGAGGCCCAGCCGCCCGCGAAGAAGTCCGCCGCCGCGCCGCCCGTGGCAGAATCGTCTGCGCCGCTGGCGGAGCGGATGCGGCCGCGCACGCTGGACGAGATCGTGGGCCAGCAGCACCTGGCCGGGCCCGACGGCACGCTGCGGAAGCTGCTGGCGACGGGGCACCTGCCCAACCTGATCCTCCACGGCCCGCCGGGAAGCGGCAAGACCACGCTCGCCCGGGTGATCGCGGGGGAGAGCGGCTTCTCGTTCCTTCCCTTCAACGCGGTCAGCGAGGGGGTGCCGCGGCTGCGCGAGGTGGTGAAGGAGGCCGAGATGCGGAAGAAGGCCGGCCAGCGCACGCTGCTGTTCGTCGACGAGATCCATCGGCTGAACAAGGGGCAGCAGGACTTCCTCCTTCCGTGGATCGAGTCGGGGCTGATGACGCTGGTGGGCGCCACGACGGAGCACCCGGCGTTCGAGATCAACCCCGCCGTCCTCTCTCGCTCGCGCGTGCTGGTGCTGGAGCCGCTGAGCGAGGACGACGTGCGCAGCGTGGTCCGCCGCGCGCTGGCGGACGAGGAGCGGGGGCTGGGCGGCGCCGGCGTCTCCATCGACCCCGAGGCCGAGGACGTGCTGGTGCGCCACACGGGCGGCGACGCGCGGCAGGCGCTGACGGGGCTGGAGATTGCGGCGCGGCTGGCGGAAACGGGCACCATCGGCCCCGAGGACGTGCGCGAGGCGCTGCAGCGGCCCACCGCGCGCTACGACACCTCGCTGATGTACGAGATGCTGTCCGCCTTCCACAAGTCGCTGCGGGCCAGCACGGGAAGCGGCGCGCTGTACTGGGCCATGCGGATGATCCAGGTGGGCGAAGACCCCAAGACGGTGTTCCGCCGCCTGGTGGCCGCCGCGTACGAGGACGTGGGATTGGCGGACCCGCAGGCGGGCATCGTCTGCGTGAACGCCATGCTGGCGTACGAGAGGCTGGGCGTGCCCGAGGGGCTGCTGCCGCTGTACAACGCCATCCTGTACGTGGCGAACGCGCCCAAGTCGAACCGCGCGTACCTGGCGGGGGGCGCCGCCGCGCAGGCAGCGCGCGAGCACCCCGACGCGCCCATTCCGCTGCACCTGCGCAATCCCACCACGTCGCTGATGAAGGAGTGGGGCTTCGGCGAGGGCTACAAGTACGCCCACGACTACCCGGGCGGCTACACGCCCCTGCAGACGCTACCGGACGACATCGCCGACCAGCGCTTCTACGAGCCCACGGACCGTGGCTACGAAGCCAAGATCGCCGCCCGCATGCGAGACCGCGGCGACCCGGGCTAAACTTTGATACTAAAGGATCAACTATGGAGACGAAGCAGGAACGGGGACTTACGCAGGCGTTGATGACGGCCTACTCGCGGGCGAAGGCGGAATGCAAGTACAACGCGACCCGGTTCCTACAGATGCTATCGGAGCATGGGGGGCTGGAGACCGCCAGGATACTCCTGCACGCCCCCGGCGTTTCCGAGGGCTATTCGAAGCTCTTCGAGAAAGGTCGGTTGGATCTCACCGTGGAGTACGTTGTCCTCCAACCCGAGTGGCAGGACCTGTTTACTGCCGACGAACTCGCGACGGCAAGAAAGCGCCTCAAGGACTACGGCCTGGAGGTTTAGCCAGTATCTGGTCGTCGGAGGGAACATCGAATTCGTTCTGCGCCTCATACGTCTCGATCCGCTTCACCAGTAGGTCCAAGTGGTCACCGTCTGACGTGCCTCGCTTGGAGTCCATCAGCTCGTCCGCTCGCGAGAGCGCCGCTCGGTACTCGGGTTCTGTGCGGATCGGGTGAATCTTCACTGTCATCAGATCGTCTCCGCGTGATTCAGCCTTGGTGATAGATCCGCTTCTGAGCCGACCACCCATTGCTTCTTTCCACGCAGCACCTCGCGGATGAAGCTGCTTCCAGAGGCGATCCGGTCAGCCAGCTGCCCGGGCGTCATCTGCACCACGTTCACCTCGCGTCCGAGCAGCACGCCAACATCCAGCGTCCGCCTAGCCAGCCGGTCCTCGTCCACGCCCTCATCCAGAACGAAGACGTCGATGTCGCTGCCCTCCCGCGCATTCCCTCGCGCGATCGAGCCAAAGATGAATGCCGCGCCCACGCCGGCTACGTCGGCAAGCGCATTCCGGAGCACGTCGGCGGGGTCGGCCATGTGCGCGACCAACTCGCGCAGGGCTTTCCAGCGCGGGTTGCTCTCGACGAGCCCATAGCGCACCAGCCGTCCTTCTGGTCTGCGACGGATCACGCCGAGCAATTCCAGGCGCGCCAGTTCGGCGTTCAGCGAGCGCGGGGTAAGCCCCGTACGACGCTGGATTTCGCGCCCGTGCGAAGCATCGTCTGGATGCACCGCGAAATCGATGACCACGCGCGCCATGGCGCCTGACGCAAGGGTAGATGACAGGGCGTCGCTGCGCTTCGGTGTGCGCACCGCGTAGGAGGCGTGGTGCCTGGATGACGGCCGGGTCTGATATACTGCTGCACTCATGCTCTCTCCATGGTTCGCACGAAATTTGGGTGCATAGTGATCGGGCCGCAAGCCGTACCCGCACGGCATCTGCTTGATGTGGGGAAAATTCCCTCAGAGATGATTCGCTTCCCCGGACTCGGGCGGCGGTCTGGCGCGATATATTCATCGCGTACCCGAGCGCGCTTCCCGTCTTGAATCCGGATCCGAAGATGTCATCGAAAATCCGTATCCTGCTTGCCGACGATCACGCCGTGCTGCGCAGCGGGCTTGACGCCCTGCTCGGCCTGGAGGACGACTTCCAGGTGGTCGGGCAAGCGGCGGGCGGCGAGGAGGCGGTGGAAAAGACGCGCCTGCTGCGGCCCGACGTGGTGGTGATGGACCTGGCGATGCCCGGGATGGACGGGCTGGAGGCCACGCGCCAGATTGCCGCCCTGGAGATCGGCGCGAGGGTGCTGGTGCTGACCTCGCAGACCGAGGACGAGTTCCTGCTGCCGGTGCTGGAGGCGGGAGCGAGCGGGTTCGTGCGCAAGACCAGTGCGGACGTGGACCTGCTGACGGCCATTCGCACCGTCGCGGGCGGCGAGGTGTTCCTGTATCCCAGCGCCACGCGGGTGCTGCTGCGCAAGTACCAGCAGGCGCGCGAGCCGCAGGAAGTGGGGCCGCTCGACAAGCTCAGCGAGCGCGAGCGCGAGGTGCTTACGCTGACCGCCGAGGGCTACAGCAGCGCAGAGATCGGCAAGAAGCTGTTCCTTTCACCCAAGACGGTGGACACGTACCGCGCCCGGATGATGCAGAAGCTGGGGCTGACCCACCGCGCCGAGCTGGTGAAGCTGGCGCTGGAAACGGGAATGCTCAAGCCGGCGTAGCCAGGACTACAACGTTAGGAGCACCATGGCGCGGGTAACCAGCAAGGATTTTGCTGAGAGGCTGCGGCGCAGCGTCGAACAGGCGGTCGCGATCGAACAAGGGGAGCGGGAGGCGGGTTCCATTGTGCGGCGAAAGCTCGCCGGACGCGAAACCGTGATCGAAATGGCTCCGCAACTCGCGCCGGAAAAGACGAAGCCGGCCGAGTTGGCCTGACGCGGTGTCCCCCGTCTAAGCCGTGGACCTCGTGCGGCTTTCTCGCCATACGCACTGAGCCCGCTCGACCGAGTGGGCTCAGTGCGCTTCGTCGATGGCGGTCAGCACGTCGATGGGCGTGACGATGCCCAGCAGGATTCCGTTTTCCACCACCAGCGCGCGCTGCACCCGGTCGCGGACGAAGCGGCGGACCAGGCGGGGCAGGGGCTCGTCGGGGCTGATGGTGGGGCCCACCGGGCCCATGACGTCGCGAACGCGCAGGCGCTCCGGCGCGTTTCCAGAGCCCATGGACAGGCGCACCAGCTCCGTCTGCGACGCCACGCCCAGGATCTTTCCCGTCGGCGCGAGCACGGGGGCCGAGCGTACGCCCGACTCCAGCAGCGTCTGCGCAAGCTCCGGCAGCGTCATCTCGGGGACGACGGTCACCATCTGCATCCTCATGACGTCGCGCACCGTGGTCGCCCGCAGCGCCCGCGCGGCAGCCGTTTTCATCGCCTGCTTCTCCCCACTCGGTTGACCGTGCATGAGCGCGAGCCGGAGTTCGCGCGATCTGCCCTGAAGCTAGCCGCGCCGAGCGCCGCGCGTCGCCGGGAGGCGCAGGAACGCCGTGTGGGGAAGTTTCCGCATCCGCGCATCACGGGTCGGCCGGAGAGCGGACCAATCCTGTTCGCGCCGCTGACGGCAACCTAAGTTCTGGCCGACCGCGCACACGCAATCAAAGAGCTTGCATGACCGATCCGTCCCCCATCCGCGACGCGTCCACCGAAGAGCCCGGCCTCGTCCGGCTACTGCAAGTGGTGGCCGTGGCGGCGAACGAGTCCACCAACATCGAAGGCGCCCTGCAGACGTGCCTGGATGCTGTCTGCCGCCACACGGGCTGGCCCGCGGGACATGCGTACCTGGTTGATGCCGAGGGCGAGCTGGCGCCCACCGGCATCTGGCACCTGGCCGCCCCGTCGCGCTTCCCCCGGTTCCGCGAGGTGACGCGGCAGACGCGTTTCGCCGCCGGCCAGGGGCTGGCGGGCCGCGTCCTACGCACCGGCGAGCCGGGGTGGATCGAGGATGTGCGGCGCGACCCGGAGTTCGTCCGTACGGTGGCGGCGGAGGAGGGAATCCACTCCGCGGTCGCTTTTCCCGTGCTGGTGGGGCGCGAGGTGGCGGGGGTGCTGGAGTTCTTCGCCGACCGCCCGCTGGCGCCGGACCCGGCGCTGATGGGCGTGATGGCCAACGTGGGCACGCAGGTGGGCCGGGTGATCGAGCGCGCCCGGGCCGAAGAGGCGCTGCGGCTCTCCGAGGCCAAGTTCGCGGGGATCATCTCCATCTCGTCCGACGCCATCGTCTCGATCGACGAGGACCAGCGCATCGTC from the Longimicrobium sp. genome contains:
- a CDS encoding DUF305 domain-containing protein, which produces MALLAAAALSACGGTTPEPVATPAPVSAAPQPVSTPQPAAQGGMTALDVARHAWVPADAEFMTGMIGHHAQAVEISRLVPTRAQSPAVKRLAERIINAQEDEIATMQQWLRDRGQPVPDAAHAHHAAGHAMMPGMLTPEQVAQLQRATGAEFDRLLLNLMIQHHRGAVSMVQRLFGTQGAGQDETVFKFASDVGVDQTTEIARMQRMLADVTFGTPSP
- a CDS encoding alpha-amylase family glycosyl hydrolase, translating into MNTALLRISAVLALAACAAPPAPGTVRGAGIPSATIALSPAAADTSFYPAWSRNAVIYEVNVRQFTPEGTFAALEPHLPRLKGLGVDILWLMPIQPIGVQNRKGGLGSYYSIRDYTAINPEHGTEADFKRFVDAAHRQGMRVILDWVANHTAHDHAWTREHRNWYTLRSDGSISYPLDQQGKETDWTDVADLNFGNADMRRAMIREMRWWLDEMGIDGFRADVAWGVPYEFWAEARPALVSAKPDLFLLAEAEDPRLHQWFHATYAWEMHHLLNEIAQGKKGTAELDPYFARQDSLYGRGAYRMSFTSNHDENSWQGTEFERMGRNHAPAFVLSATAQNSIPLLYTGQEASLNKRLRFFEKDTVDWSGPSLAPFYSAMFGLKHTQPALGNGPWGAPQVKLQTDGGDRVYAFTRTQGANTVLVAVNFGDRTAAVGYQGLAQPGAYTDWFSKDWVQLGAAGRLNIPAHGYRVLVR
- a CDS encoding holo-ACP synthase, whose product is MPVIAGIGIDMVNIPRFRELMERRGQAAVARFYTAGEAERCAASKSPTESFAARFAAKEAFFKALGTGWGLGGRWTEVEVVSAESGAPSLQLAGRAAEIAAERGIVRIHLSLTHTDDTAAAFVVLEAG
- a CDS encoding ZIP family metal transporter; its protein translation is MNTALLYALAAAGANLLGGLIITAPSNTGRATQRLMIAFGAGFMIATALVGMIPHAVEAGPNAAVAVLVGYLLVHLTQHVLTPHFHFGEETHQHAMVNPWVGTAALLGLLLHTFFDGVAIASGFAVGEWLGLLVFLAILIHKMPEGVTVASIMLASGNSRRRAIVAVLLLGLSTVLGVLLTSQVKMLSTTGLALSAGVTLYVGASNLVPEVQKKPSRGSALAVFLGAGLFYATYLVLRRYVHP
- a CDS encoding replication-associated recombination protein A, giving the protein MSDLSLFGEAQPPAKKSAAAPPVAESSAPLAERMRPRTLDEIVGQQHLAGPDGTLRKLLATGHLPNLILHGPPGSGKTTLARVIAGESGFSFLPFNAVSEGVPRLREVVKEAEMRKKAGQRTLLFVDEIHRLNKGQQDFLLPWIESGLMTLVGATTEHPAFEINPAVLSRSRVLVLEPLSEDDVRSVVRRALADEERGLGGAGVSIDPEAEDVLVRHTGGDARQALTGLEIAARLAETGTIGPEDVREALQRPTARYDTSLMYEMLSAFHKSLRASTGSGALYWAMRMIQVGEDPKTVFRRLVAAAYEDVGLADPQAGIVCVNAMLAYERLGVPEGLLPLYNAILYVANAPKSNRAYLAGGAAAQAAREHPDAPIPLHLRNPTTSLMKEWGFGEGYKYAHDYPGGYTPLQTLPDDIADQRFYEPTDRGYEAKIAARMRDRGDPG
- a CDS encoding nucleotidyltransferase domain-containing protein, with the protein product MSAAVYQTRPSSRHHASYAVRTPKRSDALSSTLASGAMARVVIDFAVHPDDASHGREIQRRTGLTPRSLNAELARLELLGVIRRRPEGRLVRYGLVESNPRWKALRELVAHMADPADVLRNALADVAGVGAAFIFGSIARGNAREGSDIDVFVLDEGVDEDRLARRTLDVGVLLGREVNVVQMTPGQLADRIASGSSFIREVLRGKKQWVVGSEADLSPRLNHAETI
- a CDS encoding response regulator transcription factor, whose protein sequence is MSSKIRILLADDHAVLRSGLDALLGLEDDFQVVGQAAGGEEAVEKTRLLRPDVVVMDLAMPGMDGLEATRQIAALEIGARVLVLTSQTEDEFLLPVLEAGASGFVRKTSADVDLLTAIRTVAGGEVFLYPSATRVLLRKYQQAREPQEVGPLDKLSEREREVLTLTAEGYSSAEIGKKLFLSPKTVDTYRARMMQKLGLTHRAELVKLALETGMLKPA
- a CDS encoding cyclic nucleotide-binding/CBS domain-containing protein encodes the protein MKTAAARALRATTVRDVMRMQMVTVVPEMTLPELAQTLLESGVRSAPVLAPTGKILGVASQTELVRLSMGSGNAPERLRVRDVMGPVGPTISPDEPLPRLVRRFVRDRVQRALVVENGILLGIVTPIDVLTAIDEAH